One segment of Anatilimnocola aggregata DNA contains the following:
- a CDS encoding class I SAM-dependent methyltransferase, producing the protein MRIAFALCLFAILSSLAAAQEREPAAARRPQQPPALTEYKGRVIAQTMHYAGAPWLVRDNREQEERCSLMLTNLGVKPGMNICDMGCGNGFYTLQLAKMVGERGHLYAVDIQPEMLKLLKERASKQGVKNYSPILGTFTDPKLPKEKIDLILLVDVYHEFSHPEQMLAAMRESLAPGGLIALVEYRAEDPEVPIKPEHKMTKEQILKELPANGFKLAKEFDRLPWQHLMFFGRDEEWKPAKE; encoded by the coding sequence ATGCGCATCGCTTTCGCACTATGTTTATTCGCGATTTTGTCTTCACTGGCTGCCGCTCAAGAGCGCGAGCCAGCAGCAGCACGCAGACCCCAGCAGCCCCCGGCACTCACCGAGTACAAAGGTCGGGTCATTGCCCAGACGATGCACTACGCCGGTGCGCCGTGGTTGGTGCGCGACAATCGCGAGCAGGAGGAACGCTGCTCGCTGATGCTCACCAACCTGGGCGTGAAGCCGGGTATGAACATCTGCGATATGGGCTGCGGCAATGGCTTCTACACGCTGCAACTGGCCAAGATGGTCGGCGAGCGCGGCCATCTATATGCCGTCGACATTCAGCCCGAAATGCTCAAGCTGCTGAAGGAACGGGCCAGTAAACAGGGGGTGAAGAACTATTCGCCCATCCTCGGCACGTTCACCGATCCCAAGTTGCCAAAAGAGAAGATTGATCTAATCCTGCTCGTCGACGTTTATCACGAGTTCTCGCATCCCGAGCAAATGCTCGCAGCCATGCGCGAGTCACTTGCTCCCGGCGGCCTGATCGCCCTCGTCGAATATCGGGCCGAAGATCCCGAAGTGCCGATCAAGCCCGAGCACAAAATGACGAAGGAGCAGATCCTGAAAGAACTCCCCGCCAACGGCTTCAAACTGGCCAAAGAGTTCGATCGGCTCCCCTGGCAGCATTTGATGTTCTTCGGCCGCGACGAAGAGTGGAAACCGGCCAAAGAGTAA
- a CDS encoding M48 family metallopeptidase, with protein MMFARVRFTLLLLAAGLTAVGCQSAPLTGRKQMLLMPESQEVSMGLTAFNDVTEKEPPSQNTTYIDLVERVGKRIAAVADKPDYKWEFKVIESDQQNAFCLPGGKVAVYEGIIPVCATEAGLAVVMSHEIAHALARHGGERMSQNMAVDGVKQAVSYVMQNQDQIRKDIVMQAYGVSSQYGVLLPYSRKHESEADHIGLILLAKAGYDPREAPRFWTRFGEAKQGQQQLEFMSTHPSDKNRAADLAALVPEAMALFEAAPEKIGLGPNIDPPPAMVATKPEEPVATPTEEVTQPSTTVPGAAPPAAASATTGASPAPVSPFGAFKFPTIPPIFGLKPQQ; from the coding sequence ATGATGTTTGCGCGAGTTCGTTTCACCCTGTTACTGCTGGCCGCCGGTCTGACTGCCGTCGGCTGCCAGAGCGCCCCGCTGACGGGCCGCAAACAAATGCTGCTGATGCCCGAGTCGCAAGAAGTGAGCATGGGGCTGACCGCGTTCAACGACGTGACCGAGAAAGAGCCGCCATCGCAAAACACGACATACATCGATCTGGTCGAACGCGTCGGCAAACGGATTGCGGCGGTCGCGGACAAGCCCGACTATAAATGGGAATTCAAGGTCATTGAGTCCGATCAGCAGAACGCCTTCTGCTTGCCCGGCGGCAAAGTCGCAGTGTACGAGGGGATCATTCCCGTCTGTGCAACCGAAGCGGGCCTGGCGGTGGTCATGTCGCACGAAATTGCCCACGCGCTCGCGCGGCATGGTGGCGAACGGATGAGCCAGAACATGGCCGTCGACGGTGTGAAGCAAGCGGTGTCGTACGTCATGCAGAACCAGGATCAGATCCGCAAAGATATTGTCATGCAAGCCTACGGCGTGAGCTCGCAATATGGTGTGCTGCTGCCGTACAGTCGCAAGCATGAGTCGGAGGCCGATCACATCGGTCTGATCCTGTTGGCAAAGGCTGGTTACGATCCACGCGAAGCGCCGCGCTTCTGGACTCGCTTTGGCGAAGCCAAGCAGGGTCAGCAGCAGCTGGAGTTCATGTCGACCCACCCGAGCGATAAGAACCGGGCGGCTGATCTCGCCGCGCTCGTGCCCGAAGCGATGGCCCTGTTCGAAGCAGCGCCTGAGAAAATCGGGCTCGGCCCGAATATCGATCCTCCGCCGGCAATGGTCGCGACCAAACCGGAGGAGCCTGTGGCAACTCCTACAGAAGAAGTGACGCAACCGAGCACGACAGTGCCCGGCGCAGCCCCGCCTGCTGCAGCCTCGGCAACGACGGGAGCTTCCCCTGCGCCGGTCTCGCCCTTCGGCGCGTTCAAGTTTCCCACCATTCCGCCCATCTTTGGGCTGAAGCCGCAGCAGTAG